A genomic window from Syntrophorhabdaceae bacterium includes:
- a CDS encoding ElyC/SanA/YdcF family protein, with product MKRYTILIILCAVVGFMACAPYYLLRSDKPGQSDVIVLFLGSRFALRKQEAFKLIADGYSRRLIIPAYGKVSEAGLFSEEWGQTNLRPELATVKGRIANRLSYPKYYEDTHIEILEAKKAMDKAGLTSAIFVSSPYHMRRISIMAAKVFGNHRYRLTFVPSRYEEDDSASWFLHKRDLKFVFSEYSKIGWFMLYRYFT from the coding sequence ATGAAACGATATACCATACTCATCATCTTGTGCGCCGTTGTCGGTTTCATGGCCTGTGCGCCCTATTATCTTCTCCGATCGGACAAACCCGGCCAGTCCGACGTGATCGTCCTGTTTCTCGGTTCAAGATTCGCACTCAGAAAACAAGAAGCCTTCAAGCTCATTGCTGACGGGTACTCCCGTCGTCTCATTATCCCGGCCTACGGCAAGGTCTCCGAGGCCGGACTCTTTTCGGAGGAATGGGGCCAGACGAACCTGCGACCCGAACTCGCGACCGTCAAAGGCAGAATCGCGAACCGTTTAAGCTATCCCAAATACTACGAAGATACACACATTGAAATACTGGAAGCAAAGAAAGCCATGGACAAAGCGGGGCTCACCTCGGCAATCTTCGTGAGCTCGCCCTATCACATGAGAAGGATTAGCATTATGGCCGCGAAGGTCTTCGGAAATCATCGGTATCGGCTCACTTTTGTGCCCAGCCGGTATGAAGAGGATGATAGCGCCTCATGGTTCTTGCACAAACGCGATTTGAAATTCGTCTTCAGCGAATATTCGAAGATTGGTTGGTTCATGTTATACCGATATTTCACGTGA
- a CDS encoding GxxExxY protein: MNNRFLDADDEILAEINSGLKNSPEADKEPVDIGGLLGKIHRAVMEVSRELGCGFLETVYENALMIELRKQGLRARNHVPIKAYYKGFPVGEYYAHIIVEETIIIELKMVDEIQKAHETQLINILKATGYTAGLLVNFANDKVELRRFVL, encoded by the coding sequence ATGAATAATAGATTTCTCGATGCGGACGACGAAATACTGGCCGAAATCAATTCGGGGTTGAAGAACTCTCCTGAGGCCGATAAAGAACCCGTCGATATTGGCGGTCTTCTGGGCAAAATCCATCGGGCCGTCATGGAGGTTAGCAGGGAGCTTGGCTGCGGTTTTCTTGAGACCGTCTACGAAAACGCGCTCATGATAGAACTAAGAAAACAGGGACTCAGGGCTCGTAACCACGTTCCCATCAAAGCCTACTATAAGGGCTTCCCTGTGGGCGAGTATTACGCACATATCATAGTAGAAGAGACGATCATCATCGAACTGAAGATGGTCGACGAAATTCAGAAGGCTCACGAAACACAGCTCATCAACATTCTCAAAGCCACCGGCTACACCGCTGGTCTTCTGGTAAACTTCGCCAATGACAAAGTCGAATTGAGGCGTTTCGTTCTATAG
- a CDS encoding GDP-L-fucose synthase, with product MNFLDKHITITGGKGFLGKHLVSELKRKGYRHIAVADLPEYNLVRSADVKRMYRETKPDAVIHLAAKVGGIGFNRENPASLFYENTMMGVQLLHEGYVRGIDKFVALGTICAYPKFAKVPFREDEIWDGYPEETNAPYGLAKKMMLVQSQAYRQQYGFNSIFLLPVNLYGPGDNFNFESSHVVPALIRKFYLADLLSRQDYQGILRDLALFGNGPETGSRRGRAKSTAAVDAEWISTHLASFGVRLSSLRGRPSQSAEGGGVTVEIWGTGKATREFFYVEDAARAITLAFEKYDKSDPVNIGAGFEISIKELVKLVGELMEFQGKVTFNATKPDGQPRRRLDTTRAEKEFGFKARTGFRQGLEKTIAWYRKAH from the coding sequence ATGAACTTTCTTGATAAACACATCACCATCACCGGCGGAAAAGGCTTTCTCGGCAAGCACCTTGTGAGCGAGCTAAAAAGAAAGGGATATCGACACATTGCCGTGGCCGACTTGCCGGAATACAACCTCGTGCGGTCGGCGGACGTAAAAAGAATGTACCGTGAGACAAAACCTGATGCGGTCATCCATCTGGCGGCCAAGGTCGGCGGTATCGGTTTCAACCGTGAAAACCCGGCATCACTCTTCTACGAAAATACCATGATGGGCGTTCAGCTCTTGCACGAGGGATACGTAAGAGGCATCGACAAGTTCGTGGCATTGGGCACCATATGCGCCTATCCCAAATTCGCAAAGGTACCCTTCCGCGAAGACGAGATATGGGATGGATACCCCGAAGAGACAAACGCCCCGTACGGTCTCGCAAAGAAGATGATGCTTGTCCAATCCCAGGCTTACCGGCAGCAATACGGGTTCAATTCCATCTTCCTTTTGCCCGTAAACCTTTACGGTCCGGGAGACAATTTCAATTTCGAGTCATCTCATGTGGTCCCCGCATTGATCAGAAAATTCTATCTCGCCGACTTGCTCTCGCGTCAAGATTATCAAGGCATTCTCCGGGACCTGGCGCTTTTCGGCAATGGGCCGGAAACGGGGAGCCGCAGAGGGCGGGCAAAGAGCACAGCGGCTGTGGATGCCGAGTGGATCAGTACCCATCTTGCATCTTTCGGTGTGCGCCTGTCTTCTCTCAGGGGGCGGCCAAGCCAAAGCGCGGAAGGTGGCGGCGTGACCGTTGAGATCTGGGGAACCGGCAAGGCCACGAGAGAGTTCTTTTATGTGGAAGACGCGGCCCGTGCCATCACGCTGGCTTTCGAAAAATACGACAAGAGTGACCCGGTCAATATCGGAGCGGGCTTTGAGATATCGATCAAAGAACTCGTGAAACTGGTTGGCGAACTGATGGAATTTCAAGGCAAGGTTACATTCAATGCCACGAAGCCGGACGGCCAGCCGCGCAGGCGACTCGATACTACGAGGGCAGAAAAAGAGTTCGGCTTTAAGGCGAGGACAGGTTTTCGCCAGGGGCTCGAGAAGACCATCGCATGGTATCGCAAGGCGCACTGA
- a CDS encoding four helix bundle protein — protein MKINRFEELDCWQEARALVNMVYGAIKNSKPFQNDHRLREQTIGAAVSTMRNIAEGFVRRSNKEFIQFLFISVSSAAELQSHLYVARDQKYVSQELFQAIYDQADKTSRIISGLITYLRTKQTKQT, from the coding sequence GTGAAAATCAACCGGTTCGAGGAGCTCGATTGCTGGCAGGAAGCGAGAGCACTCGTAAATATGGTTTATGGTGCCATCAAGAACAGCAAACCATTCCAGAACGATCATCGCCTAAGAGAGCAAACCATCGGCGCGGCCGTATCGACCATGAGAAACATTGCGGAAGGGTTTGTCCGCAGATCGAATAAAGAATTCATACAATTCTTATTTATCTCAGTCTCGTCCGCAGCAGAACTCCAGTCCCATCTCTATGTTGCACGGGACCAGAAATACGTCTCGCAAGAACTGTTTCAGGCTATTTACGATCAGGCCGACAAAACTTCGCGCATAATTTCAGGCCTTATAACCTACCTGCGCACGAAACAAACCAAACAAACCTGA
- the gmd gene encoding GDP-mannose 4,6-dehydratase, with the protein MKKALITGITGQDGSYLAELLLSKDYEVHGLIRRASTFNTGRIDHIYSDPHSPGARLFLHYGDLSDAGQLTELIYNIKPEEIYHLGAQSHVRVSFDAPEYTGDITGLGATRLLEAIRRSGIKTKYYQASSSELFGASAPPQSEVTPFYPRSPYAAAKIYAYWMTVNYREGYNMFACNGILFNHESPRRGETFVTRKITRALANILTGNQKKLYIGNLDAKRDWGFAPEFVEMMWLMLQQERPGDYAVGTGESHSVRELIETAFGYAGVELEWRGEGKDTKGIIRSVNASRFDGKNASKAHAPKTGDVLIEIDPRYFRPTEVDFLQADITKAKKELGWQPRVTFSELVKVMVDYDLKMVGIEPPNEGIEACLAKGFCYTDHAYSFYEKVREGK; encoded by the coding sequence ATGAAAAAGGCATTGATCACCGGCATCACCGGTCAGGACGGCTCGTATCTCGCCGAGCTTCTCCTGTCCAAGGATTATGAGGTGCATGGTCTTATCCGTCGGGCTAGCACATTCAATACAGGACGGATTGATCATATCTACAGCGACCCGCACAGCCCTGGCGCCCGGCTCTTTCTCCATTACGGGGACTTATCCGACGCGGGACAGTTGACCGAGCTCATCTACAATATCAAACCCGAAGAGATCTATCATCTCGGCGCCCAGAGCCACGTTCGGGTGAGTTTCGACGCGCCGGAGTATACCGGTGACATCACGGGTCTCGGGGCTACCAGGCTTCTCGAAGCGATCAGGCGAAGCGGCATCAAGACAAAGTACTACCAGGCCTCGTCTTCGGAGCTATTCGGCGCGTCCGCGCCTCCGCAGAGCGAAGTGACCCCCTTCTATCCGAGAAGCCCTTACGCGGCCGCTAAAATTTACGCATACTGGATGACGGTCAATTACCGGGAAGGCTACAACATGTTCGCCTGCAACGGCATTCTCTTCAACCACGAGTCGCCGAGACGAGGCGAAACCTTTGTGACCCGCAAGATCACCCGGGCGCTCGCCAATATCCTCACAGGGAACCAGAAGAAACTCTACATTGGTAACCTCGATGCGAAAAGAGACTGGGGGTTTGCCCCGGAGTTCGTGGAGATGATGTGGCTTATGCTTCAGCAGGAAAGGCCCGGCGACTATGCCGTTGGTACCGGGGAGAGCCACTCGGTGCGCGAACTGATCGAGACGGCATTTGGTTACGCCGGTGTGGAGCTTGAATGGCGCGGCGAGGGTAAGGACACAAAGGGGATCATCCGGTCTGTGAACGCCTCCCGCTTCGACGGAAAGAATGCGTCGAAGGCACATGCCCCGAAAACCGGGGACGTGCTTATAGAGATCGATCCGCGGTATTTCCGCCCGACGGAAGTCGACTTCCTCCAGGCGGACATCACAAAGGCAAAAAAGGAACTCGGCTGGCAGCCGCGCGTAACCTTCTCCGAGCTCGTTAAGGTCATGGTGGACTACGACCTCAAGATGGTGGGCATCGAACCGCCGAACGAAGGGATTGAGGCTTGCCTGGCCAAGGGCTTCTGCTATACCGACCATGCGTACTCATTTTACGAGAAGGTGCGGGAAGGAAAATAA
- the galE gene encoding UDP-glucose 4-epimerase GalE, whose protein sequence is MKIFVTGGAGYIGSHVVKALGEKGHDILVFDNLSTGHDWAILFGNLVKGDLEDRELISKTLKSFEPDAVIHFAASIQVEESMRKPLLYYRNNVINTINLLEAMVENKVKHFIYSSTAATYGMPEKMPIDEGAPLAPINPYGASKMMIERVLADLAASQDFSYVALRYFNVAGADPEARIGQAYKEATHLITRSLKTAKGESEKLFIYGTDYATPDGTCIRDYIHVDDLAQAHLLALTYLIKTKKSDVMNCGYGHGFSVRQVVDIAKKVTGINFTTVDAPRRAGDPAALTADSSKLKKTTGWQPRHDDLEFIVKTAWEWEKKQ, encoded by the coding sequence ATGAAGATCTTTGTAACAGGCGGCGCCGGATACATAGGAAGTCATGTCGTAAAAGCGCTCGGCGAAAAAGGACACGATATACTCGTCTTCGATAACCTTTCGACGGGCCACGACTGGGCCATCCTCTTCGGAAACCTCGTCAAGGGAGACTTAGAGGACAGAGAGCTCATTAGCAAGACGCTGAAATCTTTTGAGCCCGACGCCGTGATCCATTTTGCCGCCTCTATCCAGGTAGAGGAGTCTATGAGGAAGCCTCTCCTGTATTACCGCAACAACGTGATCAATACGATCAACCTGCTCGAGGCCATGGTAGAGAATAAGGTCAAACACTTCATCTATTCTTCGACCGCCGCCACATACGGCATGCCGGAGAAGATGCCCATCGATGAAGGTGCGCCGCTTGCGCCGATCAACCCCTATGGGGCCTCGAAAATGATGATTGAGCGCGTGCTCGCGGACCTTGCAGCGTCACAGGATTTCTCCTACGTCGCCCTAAGGTATTTCAATGTGGCAGGGGCCGATCCCGAGGCGCGCATAGGCCAGGCTTACAAAGAAGCAACACATCTTATTACAAGGTCGCTCAAAACCGCAAAGGGAGAATCCGAGAAGCTCTTCATCTATGGCACCGATTATGCCACGCCTGACGGAACCTGTATCCGTGACTATATCCACGTAGACGACCTGGCACAAGCCCACCTCCTTGCGCTCACCTATCTCATTAAGACAAAGAAATCGGATGTCATGAACTGCGGCTACGGTCACGGGTTTTCGGTGAGACAAGTCGTGGACATAGCGAAGAAGGTTACCGGCATCAATTTTACTACGGTGGATGCGCCCCGTCGCGCGGGCGACCCCGCTGCGCTCACCGCGGACAGCTCAAAGCTTAAGAAGACCACGGGGTGGCAGCCACGTCACGACGACCTCGAATTCATCGTAAAGACTGCCTGGGAATGGGAGAAGAAACAGTAA
- a CDS encoding PilZ domain-containing protein: MKKDVTICFRTSEDLRGSLEKIADSERRSLSSIIETVLYNHLKDRHVLKGLKNERRGYPRKEVSLPAFVYQRESKESSLQTGIIIDLSLGGMRISVPEDYEAKDAGEFDTIFTIPNEKTPIKMKCAVKRVFGGPENTKDLAANFVDGDFSGYQKLHKYLTQ; this comes from the coding sequence ATGAAAAAAGATGTTACTATATGTTTTCGTACCAGCGAGGATCTCCGGGGTTCTTTGGAAAAGATCGCCGATAGCGAGAGGAGATCGCTTTCATCCATCATTGAAACCGTTCTTTATAACCATCTCAAGGACAGGCACGTTCTAAAGGGCTTAAAAAACGAGCGGCGCGGCTATCCGAGAAAAGAGGTATCTTTACCCGCTTTTGTCTATCAACGTGAGTCAAAAGAATCAAGTTTACAGACCGGCATCATTATCGACCTCTCTTTGGGGGGAATGCGCATTTCGGTGCCGGAAGATTATGAGGCAAAAGATGCGGGTGAGTTCGACACCATATTCACCATACCGAACGAGAAAACGCCTATCAAGATGAAATGTGCCGTCAAGAGGGTTTTTGGTGGACCGGAAAATACCAAAGATCTGGCCGCTAATTTTGTGGATGGTGATTTTTCCGGTTACCAGAAGCTGCATAAATATCTTACGCAGTAA
- a CDS encoding radical SAM protein, with the protein MRTLNALLLNPYIYDFAAYSFWASPLGLLYMGSILRKNGFEIHLIDCMKTNEKKRKQDGRAPFFKEKVRKPEPLRDIKRNFRRYGMSPDELKSALSGIDEPDLILITSIMTYWYLGAKEALEIAKACFPHAAVVMGGIYPTLCDEIALSHLKSADLIVKSTETAIFYDFVEERFSLPLSFKPAIDNLDALPFPCYDLYHHIPFVPLLTSLGCVFSCTYCATPYMHPEMIRRGPSSVLEEITFWHDNHGVTKFVIYDDSFLYKKEAYAKPLLKKIAELPFSIEIYNPNAMNAAFIDDELARLFSQAGFREVRIGLESIDPAIQRKTGGKVDSRTFERALKALQEVGFGRDNMPVYILAGLPFQKWEAVRDAVDYVCGLGAKPYIAEYTPIPHTPMFDEYYRSARFPIAEEPLYQNNALFPFAWEGFTEEQMNSLKQYVRKIEFSR; encoded by the coding sequence GTGAGAACCTTAAACGCCCTGCTCCTCAACCCCTATATCTATGATTTTGCTGCTTACAGTTTCTGGGCAAGTCCTCTCGGACTTCTCTACATGGGGAGCATTCTCAGGAAGAACGGTTTCGAGATCCATCTCATTGACTGCATGAAGACCAATGAAAAGAAGCGCAAACAGGATGGAAGGGCGCCCTTCTTCAAAGAAAAGGTACGCAAACCCGAACCGTTGAGAGACATAAAGAGGAATTTCAGGCGCTACGGTATGTCGCCTGACGAACTAAAATCGGCCTTGTCGGGAATTGATGAGCCCGATCTCATCCTCATTACATCGATCATGACCTACTGGTATCTCGGGGCCAAAGAAGCCCTCGAGATCGCTAAGGCATGCTTTCCGCACGCCGCCGTCGTTATGGGCGGCATCTATCCCACGCTGTGCGATGAGATCGCTTTAAGCCACCTTAAATCCGCAGACCTCATCGTGAAGAGTACCGAAACGGCCATATTCTATGATTTTGTCGAAGAGAGGTTTTCCCTACCCCTATCTTTCAAACCGGCGATCGATAACCTCGATGCGCTGCCGTTTCCCTGTTATGACCTATACCACCACATCCCCTTCGTTCCCCTGCTCACCTCCCTCGGATGTGTCTTCTCCTGCACTTACTGCGCGACACCCTACATGCATCCGGAAATGATACGGAGAGGGCCGTCATCCGTCCTGGAGGAGATCACGTTCTGGCACGATAACCACGGGGTGACGAAATTTGTGATCTATGATGACAGTTTCCTGTATAAAAAGGAGGCCTACGCCAAACCGCTCTTGAAAAAGATCGCGGAGCTCCCCTTCTCCATTGAAATATACAATCCCAACGCAATGAATGCGGCCTTTATCGATGACGAACTGGCCCGCCTCTTTTCGCAGGCTGGTTTTCGGGAGGTGAGAATCGGCCTCGAGTCCATCGATCCTGCCATACAAAGAAAGACAGGGGGCAAGGTCGATTCACGCACCTTTGAAAGGGCTTTGAAGGCCCTTCAAGAAGTGGGTTTCGGAAGGGACAACATGCCTGTGTACATACTGGCCGGGCTTCCCTTTCAGAAATGGGAGGCGGTGCGTGACGCCGTGGACTATGTTTGTGGTTTAGGGGCAAAACCTTATATCGCGGAATATACCCCCATACCTCATACGCCCATGTTTGATGAGTATTATCGCTCTGCGCGATTCCCCATTGCGGAAGAGCCCCTGTATCAGAATAATGCTCTTTTCCCGTTCGCCTGGGAAGGCTTCACCGAGGAACAGATGAACTCTCTCAAACAGTATGTGAGGAAGATAGAATTTTCCCGCTAG
- a CDS encoding rhomboid family intramembrane serine protease, protein MIPLKDNIPTRTIPIITMSLIFVNMLIFLWQWLGLEPRAAELIYKYYGFVPHEFMTSLTTRWDLLPYNVLTLFTSMCLHGNFLHLAGNMLYFWIFGNNIEDAFGHVRFLVFYVLSGLVAAAFQFFYDPWSTIPMIGASGAISGVLGAYLVLYPYARIKTLIFIFIADLPAIVLLSIWFFGQVLYSTAMEGIAWHAHIGGFIFGLVMAKLLARKTLAKPRRAAS, encoded by the coding sequence ATGATTCCGCTGAAAGATAATATCCCCACGCGCACCATTCCAATTATAACAATGAGTCTTATCTTTGTAAATATGTTAATTTTTCTGTGGCAGTGGCTCGGACTCGAGCCCCGCGCAGCCGAATTGATTTACAAATACTATGGTTTTGTGCCTCACGAGTTCATGACATCCCTGACCACACGATGGGACCTTCTTCCCTACAACGTGCTCACGCTCTTCACCTCCATGTGCCTTCATGGGAATTTTCTTCATCTCGCCGGCAACATGCTCTATTTCTGGATCTTCGGGAATAACATCGAAGACGCCTTCGGGCATGTGAGGTTTCTTGTCTTCTACGTTCTATCGGGACTCGTGGCCGCTGCGTTTCAGTTCTTCTATGACCCCTGGTCAACGATCCCCATGATCGGCGCGAGCGGGGCCATATCCGGCGTGCTCGGCGCTTATCTCGTCCTCTACCCTTACGCGCGCATAAAAACACTGATCTTCATCTTCATCGCCGATCTTCCTGCGATCGTACTTCTCAGCATCTGGTTCTTCGGGCAGGTGCTTTACTCGACCGCCATGGAGGGCATCGCCTGGCACGCCCACATAGGAGGGTTCATTTTCGGTCTCGTGATGGCAAAGCTGCTCGCTCGAAAGACACTGGCTAAACCGCGCCGAGCTGCATCGTGA
- the galT gene encoding galactose-1-phosphate uridylyltransferase: protein MPELRKDPIIDRWVIISTERGKRPVFIADEAPPVKGAVCPLCPGNEYMTPSEVYAKRVAGSPPNSPNWTLRVVPNKFPALRIEGGLDKEGIGLYDKMNGVGAHEVIVETPNHGETLSDMPVERIQDLFVAYKERIVDLSRDKRFKYIMVFKNHGAIAGASLDHSHSQLIALPIVPKRVVEELSGGLEYYKFKDRCIFCDMITQEKEDNVRVVAENDQCIAISAYASRFPFETWILPKKHESIFAEHQGADNFYSLASMMSEILKKYVTVLNAPPYNYIIHTAPLVGGDTPHFHWHIELIPRLTKMAGFEWGTGFYINPTPPEEAAAYLKEAPV, encoded by the coding sequence ATGCCTGAATTAAGAAAAGATCCCATCATCGACAGATGGGTTATTATTTCAACGGAACGAGGCAAAAGGCCGGTCTTTATTGCGGACGAGGCGCCTCCGGTAAAGGGCGCGGTCTGTCCTCTATGTCCCGGCAACGAATATATGACGCCCTCTGAAGTATATGCGAAAAGGGTCGCAGGCTCACCGCCAAATTCTCCCAACTGGACATTACGGGTCGTGCCGAACAAGTTTCCCGCCTTAAGGATCGAGGGTGGTCTTGATAAAGAGGGCATAGGGCTCTACGATAAGATGAACGGTGTGGGCGCCCATGAGGTGATCGTGGAGACGCCAAACCACGGCGAGACCTTGTCGGATATGCCTGTCGAACGAATCCAGGACCTGTTCGTAGCTTACAAAGAGAGGATCGTAGACCTGTCGCGGGATAAAAGATTCAAATACATCATGGTCTTCAAGAACCACGGCGCCATAGCCGGCGCGTCTCTCGACCATTCTCACTCACAGCTCATCGCACTGCCCATCGTTCCGAAAAGGGTCGTTGAGGAACTAAGCGGCGGGTTGGAATACTACAAATTCAAGGACAGGTGTATCTTTTGCGATATGATCACCCAGGAGAAAGAGGACAATGTGCGTGTAGTCGCTGAAAATGATCAGTGTATCGCGATCTCGGCATATGCCTCCCGTTTTCCCTTCGAGACATGGATACTGCCGAAAAAACACGAGTCGATCTTCGCCGAGCACCAGGGCGCCGATAACTTTTATTCCCTGGCGAGCATGATGTCCGAAATCTTAAAGAAATATGTGACGGTACTGAACGCGCCGCCCTATAATTATATCATCCATACCGCTCCGCTTGTAGGCGGAGACACGCCTCACTTCCACTGGCATATCGAATTGATACCACGACTGACAAAGATGGCCGGATTCGAATGGGGAACAGGTTTTTATATTAATCCCACGCCTCCTGAAGAGGCAGCTGCCTATCTAAAAGAAGCGCCCGTATAG